The sequence TACCGGAAATCGCTACGCATAATGAAACGGCGTGGCTGGTAAACGCGCGCGATACGCAAGCGATGGCTCAGGCGATGCGAACCCTGTTGACGGAGCGGGCATGGGCTTTGCAGCTTGCCGAAAATGCCCAACAACACATCATCAAGCATCATTCGCCCGATGCCCGTTTGCGGTCATTGCTGGAAATTTATCGAGAGGTTGTGCCAACCAGCATCGAGAATCAAGTTTCGGTTGCGCGTTGGTAAATGCCTGGGTTTTTAATACGAAAATAATGAACGAAGGCTCAGTAAAAATTTTAGAACCGCAAACTGCTGGTGAAGTTGTTGGAGAAACGCCATCATTTGCGGCACGGGCGCGTTCCTGGGTTAAAGCAGTTTTCTTTTTCATCTATCTCTATTGCGGCTATGTGCAATTGCGCGATTATTGTCTGGCGTTACTTGGTCGTTCACGCGCCGTGGTGCTGTATTATCATCGACTCGGTAAAGCCGATGTGTTGACCCGCGCGCCGGAACAATTCAGCGAAGACCTCAACTATTTAAAGCAACATTACGACTGCATCAGCCTGCGCGAACTGTGCCAGCGTTTGCAAAGTAAACAGGCGTTTCGTCGTCGCGCTGTGGTCATAACCTTCGATGATGGGTATCGCGACAATTACCTGCTGGCGGCGCCGATGTTGAAAAAAGCTGGAATTACCGCAACATTTTTCGTTTCCACTGGATATATGGGAACCGAGCGCGACTTTCTACATGATTTGCGAGATGAAAAAGAAGTTTCAGAAAAACCGCTGCGGTTCCCGAAACTGACTTGGGATGATTTACGTGAGATGGAACGCGAGGGGTTTGAAATCGGTTCGCATACCGTCAATCACACGAATATGGGAAAAACGGATAAAGTGAGCATTGAACGGGAAATTGTCGGCTCACTTGCAATGCTGAATTGCGAACTCAATGAACGACCGCGCGCTTTCTCGTTTCCCTGGGGGAAACCCGATGACATTTCCGATTACGCGCTGGAAATCGTCCGGCAAGCCGGTTATTACACCGCCGTGTCGGCGTATGGCGGAAGCAATACGCGCGGCGCAAATCTATTCAACATCCATCGCGTGGATGTTGGCAACGGTGAACTGAGCCGCCTTGCGATGCGCGCCCGGGTTGCAGGTTTTGACCCGGACTTTTATCGGTTGAAATTAAAAAATAGAAATATCTAAACGTTACCTGGCTGTACTGGCATTAAATCAGATGTTACCCGCAACCCAGACAATCGATACACCCCTCCCGAAGACTTGGTCTCTGGCTTTTGTGAACCTGCGCAAACTCTTACTTCTTTTCTGGGCATTCATCGCATTTTTCTTTTATCTATCTGCCAGCGCGCAGGCAAAAACGATTTATGTTGCGTCGAATGG comes from Acidobacteriota bacterium and encodes:
- a CDS encoding polysaccharide deacetylase family protein; translation: MNEGSVKILEPQTAGEVVGETPSFAARARSWVKAVFFFIYLYCGYVQLRDYCLALLGRSRAVVLYYHRLGKADVLTRAPEQFSEDLNYLKQHYDCISLRELCQRLQSKQAFRRRAVVITFDDGYRDNYLLAAPMLKKAGITATFFVSTGYMGTERDFLHDLRDEKEVSEKPLRFPKLTWDDLREMEREGFEIGSHTVNHTNMGKTDKVSIEREIVGSLAMLNCELNERPRAFSFPWGKPDDISDYALEIVRQAGYYTAVSAYGGSNTRGANLFNIHRVDVGNGELSRLAMRARVAGFDPDFYRLKLKNRNI